From a region of the Pseudanabaena sp. ABRG5-3 genome:
- a CDS encoding class I SAM-dependent methyltransferase encodes MSSLSKNNKIADQHIYLDKNQLLEIEQKIRIQRHVERYALLRQFAKGVVCDAACGCGYGSYLLSTNPDVISVIGLDANSDIIDFANKEYRSNKTQFSNVNINEWITDQKIDMLFSVETIEHIEDQDILPNFCDRNNINHVILTYPSKKTTHYNQYHLYDFKLQDILNIFHKFTCYRHFNWEYEFDVVFLIRNP; translated from the coding sequence ATGTCATCTTTATCTAAAAATAATAAAATTGCCGACCAACACATTTATCTAGATAAGAATCAGCTACTAGAAATAGAGCAGAAGATTCGTATACAGAGACATGTTGAAAGATATGCTTTGTTGCGGCAATTTGCTAAAGGTGTAGTTTGTGATGCTGCTTGTGGTTGTGGATATGGTAGCTATTTACTCTCTACCAATCCTGATGTTATTTCTGTGATTGGTTTAGATGCTAACTCAGATATTATTGATTTTGCAAATAAAGAATATAGAAGTAATAAGACGCAGTTCTCCAATGTCAATATAAATGAGTGGATTACTGATCAAAAAATTGATATGTTATTTTCAGTAGAAACGATTGAACATATAGAAGATCAAGATATATTGCCAAATTTTTGCGATCGCAACAATATCAATCACGTAATTTTAACTTATCCATCGAAAAAGACGACTCATTATAATCAATATCATTTGTATGATTTCAAACTACAGGATATTCTCAATATTTTTCATAAGTTTACTTGCTATCGACACTTTAACTGGGAATATGAATTTGATGTAGTTTTCTTGATTAGGAACCCATAA
- a CDS encoding glycosyltransferase, which translates to MLNFLWSGYVLYENSYSIYEFSNLEIPKWAEYYLSQKDTFHQSSCLFGRITNNVNDILIGHPTWHGNNGIDDPIKGKSLRNWVKDNAIYPQDLAHPNTYILMPWVPEFPQEWKMPWINSQLLQSQKIFALCGEIWMERTLAKQDNSIQFNVRDKLVHCNMGLAAQNFSIHKTSFNPIGDRQLLHISNLGTYKGFDVTCRSLVNVEALLHVASSSFQAPVGMVKMDLGDDDIFLFNFLGTINNNDPETNAWIVENCDFYIHTATMDAQATTILENCARGLIPLITPESGFSSPHAIYLTHDPHENHKIIEWALNLPEEDLLKRSELLREQIVREHNWENIFGKIWDVITEDVESRKIKSQP; encoded by the coding sequence ATGTTAAATTTCTTGTGGAGCGGTTACGTACTATATGAGAATAGCTATTCTATTTACGAATTCTCCAATCTAGAAATTCCCAAATGGGCTGAGTATTATTTAAGTCAAAAAGATACTTTTCATCAATCTAGTTGTTTGTTTGGGAGAATAACCAATAACGTTAATGATATATTAATTGGTCATCCGACTTGGCATGGTAATAATGGTATAGATGATCCAATCAAAGGTAAATCGTTAAGGAACTGGGTCAAAGATAATGCAATTTACCCTCAAGATTTAGCCCATCCAAATACATATATTCTTATGCCTTGGGTTCCTGAATTTCCACAAGAGTGGAAAATGCCTTGGATTAATTCTCAATTATTGCAATCACAGAAAATATTTGCTCTATGTGGTGAGATTTGGATGGAACGCACATTAGCAAAGCAAGACAACTCAATCCAATTCAATGTAAGAGATAAACTAGTGCATTGCAATATGGGACTTGCGGCTCAAAACTTTTCTATCCACAAAACAAGTTTTAATCCGATAGGCGATCGCCAACTACTGCATATTAGTAACCTAGGTACATATAAAGGATTTGATGTCACTTGTAGAAGCTTAGTCAATGTTGAAGCACTTTTGCATGTGGCAAGTTCTTCTTTTCAAGCACCTGTGGGTATGGTAAAGATGGATCTTGGCGATGATGATATTTTTCTCTTTAATTTTCTTGGTACGATCAACAATAACGATCCCGAAACCAATGCTTGGATTGTAGAAAATTGTGACTTTTACATCCATACTGCAACTATGGATGCACAAGCTACAACTATTCTAGAAAACTGTGCTAGAGGATTGATTCCGCTCATTACTCCTGAAAGTGGTTTTTCTAGTCCTCATGCAATCTATTTAACTCACGACCCTCATGAAAATCATAAGATTATAGAATGGGCTTTAAACTTGCCAGAAGAAGACTTACTAAAACGTAGTGAGTTATTGAGAGAGCAAATTGTTAGAGAACATAACTGGGAAAATATCTTCGGTAAAATTTGGGATGTAATTACTGAAGATGTTGAATCTCGAAAAATTAAATCTCAACCTTAA
- the sat gene encoding sulfate adenylyltransferase, giving the protein MARQLKSIAPHGGQLINRIASEAQKEVFYSKADHLPRVQLTERALSDLELIAIGGFSPLTGFLGKADYESVVMNMRLANGLPWSIPITLPVSIEVADTLTVGNLVRLDDPDGIFIGVLELSEKYKYDKLKEALHVYRTNEDRHPGVKVVYNQGEVYLAGDVWLLERRPHPLFPTYQIDPAESRELFIQKGWKTIVGFQTRNPIHRAHEYIQKCALEIVDGLFLHPLVGATKSDDVPADVRMRCYEIMLEHYFPLDRVTLAINPAAMRYAGPREAIFHALIRKNYGCTHFIVGRDHAGVGDYYGTYDAQYIFDEFEIGELGIIPLMFEHAFYCKRTGGMATTKTSASLPEERVHLSGTKVREMLRRGECPPPEFSRPEVAAELAKVMHKMAIEEASTGFEI; this is encoded by the coding sequence ATGGCTCGACAACTCAAAAGCATCGCACCGCACGGTGGTCAACTGATCAATCGCATTGCCTCAGAAGCACAAAAAGAAGTCTTTTATAGCAAAGCTGACCACTTGCCCCGTGTGCAACTGACTGAGCGCGCACTCTCCGATCTAGAACTAATTGCGATCGGTGGCTTTAGCCCCCTCACAGGTTTCTTGGGCAAAGCTGACTATGAGTCTGTGGTCATGAATATGCGTCTTGCCAATGGCTTGCCTTGGTCAATTCCGATCACTTTGCCAGTAAGCATTGAAGTTGCAGATACTTTGACAGTTGGTAACTTAGTTCGTCTCGACGATCCCGATGGCATTTTTATCGGTGTACTCGAACTAAGCGAAAAATATAAGTACGACAAGCTCAAGGAAGCATTGCATGTTTACCGCACTAATGAAGATCGCCATCCAGGAGTAAAGGTTGTTTATAACCAAGGTGAGGTATATCTTGCTGGAGATGTATGGCTACTAGAACGTCGTCCCCATCCACTTTTTCCTACCTATCAAATCGATCCTGCGGAATCCCGTGAGCTATTTATTCAAAAAGGTTGGAAGACTATAGTTGGTTTTCAAACTCGTAACCCCATCCACCGCGCCCATGAATACATCCAAAAATGTGCGCTGGAAATCGTTGATGGTTTGTTCCTACACCCTCTAGTGGGCGCAACTAAGAGTGATGACGTACCTGCCGATGTGCGGATGCGTTGCTATGAAATCATGCTGGAACATTATTTCCCTCTAGATCGTGTCACCTTAGCGATTAATCCTGCGGCGATGCGCTATGCGGGTCCCCGTGAAGCGATTTTCCATGCTTTGATTCGTAAAAACTATGGCTGTACTCACTTCATTGTTGGTCGTGACCATGCGGGTGTGGGTGATTATTATGGAACCTATGACGCGCAATATATTTTCGATGAATTTGAAATTGGTGAATTAGGCATTATTCCTTTGATGTTTGAACATGCTTTCTATTGCAAGCGCACTGGTGGCATGGCAACTACTAAAACTAGTGCGAGTTTACCCGAAGAGCGAGTCCATCTCTCTGGTACAAAAGTCCGCGAGATGCTCCGTCGTGGTGAATGTCCTCCTCCTGAGTTCTCCCGTCCTGAAGTGGCGGCGGAACTTGCCAAAGTGATGCACAAAATGGCGATCGAGGAAGCTTCCACAGGCTTTGAAATCTAA
- a CDS encoding tetratricopeptide repeat protein, translated as MNDTSFLFNLSNRSQLEQQADDHYINGKYDVAASLYEQAIAINPSNKTNYWYLGLSQLLQDQENDAQMTWFLALDDAEPEEVEQFSEELYQVLEIEANRHATLSHEQAAITIRYSLREVNPYSLSNLVSIVLLSIKLKIFTSEILIDLGLIELIESGDFLAIDSHLLQETLVRIFTVKTTEPIIFQFAELLCLSHLQYRQGIVEQLLRISGNWTHDSEFAIRILEMGLRIAPQNTELFLYLIDFNYQTDNEKCIEIAKEFYAISIQQDRAINKVLASQWLIKALVYNCDYWNEAAKVHQECNKYFWDLVKGDPNDLSAKEASYYLQVTGYYAPYFSDNPQEAHAIRQAVRQFAYQKIYNLEKEHIENYKKRSAIRKRINNLNRPLKIGYLSNFLRRHSVGFLARWLIQYHNRDRFELYGYLGSYQENDPLQVWFANQFHRVYKDKSYNPLDLANQIHQDRIDILIDLDSLTNAFNPGVLALKPAPIQATWLGWDAIGQPNIDYFIADPYVLPESAQEYYTEKIWRLPSTYLAVDGFETIAPTIRRDLLNIPNDAIVYLSSQAAMKRHPDTIRLQMRIIKLVPNSYLLLKGFGNQTSLQEFFYQLADLEGISTDRLVFLPYANGEAEHRANLTIADVVLDTYPYNGATHTMETLWMGVPMVTRVGEQFVARNSYGMMINAGITEGIAWTDEEYVEWGVRLGTDADLRQQVVWKLRQGRQTAPLWDSRKFTQEMENAYEQMWAKYLESEEQEIDLDPERDRSLFMAEAELQNTQGIQFAQQNQLDSAIVSFQNAIALQSNYADAYYNLGIALSEQEDFAQALVNFQKTVSLNPNHANALYNLGLICSKQDHLDAAIAYYSQALVINPDDIDTHLALGNALFEQGQWDSAIKAYQSALAIDPNSASAHCSIGAALSEQGHLEQSIDSLQIAIRLDPNDAQAYCNLGHVLSKSNQMTEAIDSYSKALQLKPDLGNAYWNFNNDILASSDYPLKYNYALRRQIAQQFVDNCGDTDKVRSLINFISNYTHSGLSNTVLTALAELEKYIFTNRERLNNIEIEVLYNNFLFIVYSLRDELSVNTHLSRFIGNLYAERVIKAKIKGENTKAQFPATKSSKSSRKTDQLRIGFISPHFARHPVSWCSFDVIQELSKITPHIYLYATGKIKRDDRTQMFEQVAEKYYWYVQDDPSKGVTFSERLTKVTDDISQDGLDVLIDLDSLTIPLNIHVLYRRLAPVCISWLGLDAPFISSENYCLCDWHTHPSTSNQHYLEKLVRLPDAHMAIAGFECLPIDRQQQRNLLGITDEQVVYLFAAPGRKFNRENAQACIQILHHVPNSVLLHKGTGDIEIIKSIYQRECDVFGLDYNRVKFLPSYKTEEEHRAAYLLADIFLDSYPYNGGSHNLEALWFNLPIVTRVGQQSFARMGYSFLQSIGLTEEGIANNLEEYVQWGINLGIDAELRNSIKKRLRQSKEPDTLSPLWNPNKLAKDMYSLLENLLE; from the coding sequence ATGAACGACACATCCTTTTTGTTTAATTTAAGTAATCGATCGCAACTAGAGCAACAGGCTGATGATCATTACATAAATGGCAAATATGATGTGGCAGCTAGCCTCTATGAGCAAGCGATCGCTATTAATCCAAGCAACAAAACTAACTATTGGTATCTTGGTTTATCTCAACTATTACAAGATCAAGAAAACGATGCTCAAATGACTTGGTTCTTAGCTTTAGATGACGCAGAACCAGAGGAGGTTGAACAGTTTTCTGAAGAACTATATCAAGTTTTAGAGATAGAAGCTAATAGACATGCAACTCTATCCCATGAACAAGCAGCTATTACCATTCGTTACAGCTTACGCGAAGTCAATCCCTATAGTCTCAGCAATCTTGTTTCTATTGTCTTACTATCCATTAAACTAAAAATATTTACATCGGAAATATTAATTGATCTAGGACTAATTGAGTTAATAGAGTCAGGTGATTTTCTCGCAATTGATTCCCACCTACTACAAGAAACATTAGTCAGAATTTTTACTGTTAAGACAACCGAGCCAATTATCTTCCAATTTGCAGAATTACTATGTCTGTCACATCTTCAGTATCGTCAAGGCATAGTTGAGCAGTTACTCCGCATTAGTGGAAATTGGACTCATGACTCAGAATTTGCGATCAGAATATTGGAAATGGGGCTGCGGATAGCTCCACAAAATACCGAACTATTTTTATATCTCATTGATTTCAATTACCAAACTGATAATGAGAAATGTATAGAGATCGCTAAAGAATTCTATGCTATATCTATTCAGCAAGACCGAGCGATCAATAAAGTACTGGCGAGTCAATGGCTAATCAAGGCTTTGGTCTATAACTGTGACTACTGGAATGAAGCTGCTAAGGTTCACCAAGAATGTAATAAATATTTCTGGGACTTAGTTAAAGGAGATCCTAACGATCTTTCTGCGAAAGAAGCCAGTTACTACTTACAAGTTACAGGCTACTACGCACCATATTTTAGCGATAATCCTCAAGAAGCCCATGCCATCAGACAAGCAGTGCGTCAATTCGCTTATCAAAAAATTTATAATCTCGAAAAAGAACATATTGAAAACTATAAAAAGCGTTCAGCAATTAGGAAAAGAATTAACAATCTTAATCGACCACTCAAAATCGGTTATTTATCTAACTTCTTAAGGAGACATTCTGTTGGTTTTCTAGCAAGATGGTTAATTCAATACCATAATCGCGATCGCTTTGAGCTATACGGATATCTAGGTAGCTACCAAGAAAATGATCCCTTACAAGTATGGTTTGCCAATCAATTCCATAGGGTTTACAAAGATAAATCCTATAACCCTCTAGATCTTGCCAATCAAATCCATCAAGATCGTATTGACATCCTTATAGACTTAGATAGCCTTACGAATGCTTTTAACCCTGGAGTCCTAGCCCTTAAGCCAGCTCCAATACAAGCAACATGGCTAGGTTGGGATGCTATAGGACAGCCTAATATTGACTATTTTATTGCTGATCCCTATGTTTTACCTGAATCAGCACAAGAATATTACACTGAAAAGATTTGGCGCTTACCCAGTACCTATCTAGCCGTAGATGGATTTGAAACCATTGCCCCAACTATTCGTAGAGATCTCCTAAATATCCCCAATGATGCAATAGTTTATCTAAGTTCGCAAGCTGCGATGAAACGACATCCAGATACGATTCGCTTACAAATGCGAATTATCAAATTAGTTCCCAATAGCTATTTATTACTTAAGGGTTTTGGTAATCAAACCTCTTTACAAGAATTTTTCTATCAACTTGCTGACTTAGAAGGCATCAGCACCGATCGACTAGTATTTTTACCCTATGCGAATGGAGAAGCTGAACATCGAGCTAATTTGACTATTGCTGATGTGGTGCTAGATACCTATCCCTACAATGGAGCTACACACACAATGGAGACTCTTTGGATGGGAGTACCAATGGTGACCAGAGTAGGGGAACAATTTGTCGCCAGAAATAGCTATGGCATGATGATTAATGCGGGCATTACTGAGGGAATTGCTTGGACAGATGAAGAATATGTAGAATGGGGCGTAAGATTAGGAACTGATGCTGATTTACGTCAACAGGTAGTTTGGAAATTACGCCAAGGTCGGCAAACTGCGCCTCTGTGGGATTCTCGGAAATTCACGCAAGAGATGGAAAATGCCTATGAACAAATGTGGGCAAAGTATTTAGAATCAGAGGAGCAAGAAATAGATTTAGATCCCGAAAGAGATCGTTCTCTATTTATGGCTGAAGCAGAGTTGCAAAATACTCAAGGTATTCAGTTTGCTCAGCAAAATCAATTAGATTCAGCGATAGTCTCTTTTCAAAATGCGATCGCTCTACAGTCTAATTATGCCGATGCCTACTATAACTTAGGGATTGCTTTGAGCGAACAAGAAGACTTTGCACAAGCTTTAGTTAATTTTCAAAAAACTGTTTCCCTCAATCCCAATCATGCCAATGCTCTATACAACTTAGGCTTAATCTGCTCAAAACAAGACCATCTAGATGCAGCGATCGCTTATTATTCTCAAGCACTTGTCATAAATCCCGATGATATTGATACACACCTAGCGTTAGGCAATGCGCTATTTGAGCAAGGTCAATGGGATTCTGCTATTAAAGCCTATCAGTCGGCACTAGCGATCGATCCCAATAGTGCATCTGCCCATTGCAGTATTGGGGCAGCACTATCTGAACAAGGACATTTGGAACAATCTATCGACTCTCTCCAGATCGCAATTAGGCTTGATCCTAATGATGCACAAGCCTATTGCAACCTAGGTCATGTTTTGAGTAAGTCTAACCAAATGACCGAGGCAATAGATTCCTATAGTAAAGCTTTGCAACTTAAGCCCGATCTAGGCAATGCCTATTGGAACTTCAATAATGATATTTTGGCTAGTAGTGATTATCCACTCAAGTACAACTATGCTTTACGCAGGCAAATCGCACAACAATTTGTCGATAATTGTGGCGATACTGACAAGGTTAGATCACTAATTAACTTCATTTCTAACTATACCCACTCTGGGCTTAGTAATACAGTTCTTACAGCACTTGCAGAACTCGAAAAATACATTTTTACCAATAGAGAGCGCTTAAACAATATAGAGATTGAAGTTCTCTATAATAATTTTCTGTTTATAGTTTATAGCCTCAGAGATGAATTATCAGTTAATACTCACCTCTCTCGGTTTATTGGCAACCTCTATGCTGAAAGAGTGATTAAAGCTAAGATTAAGGGAGAAAATACTAAAGCTCAATTCCCTGCAACTAAGTCAAGCAAATCATCTAGAAAAACAGATCAACTAAGAATTGGGTTTATATCTCCGCATTTTGCCAGACATCCCGTCAGTTGGTGTAGTTTTGATGTAATTCAAGAATTATCCAAGATCACACCACATATCTATCTCTATGCTACTGGTAAGATCAAACGTGATGATCGAACTCAAATGTTTGAGCAAGTCGCCGAAAAATATTATTGGTATGTCCAAGATGATCCCAGCAAAGGAGTAACTTTCTCTGAGAGACTCACAAAAGTCACTGACGATATATCTCAAGATGGTTTAGATGTACTAATCGATCTAGATTCCCTGACTATCCCCCTAAATATTCATGTATTATATCGCCGTTTAGCTCCTGTCTGCATTTCTTGGTTAGGATTAGATGCACCTTTTATTTCCTCTGAAAACTATTGCCTATGTGATTGGCATACACATCCTTCCACCTCTAATCAACATTACCTAGAGAAACTAGTCAGACTACCAGATGCCCACATGGCGATCGCAGGATTTGAATGTTTACCTATAGATCGTCAGCAACAAAGAAATCTACTAGGAATTACAGATGAACAAGTTGTCTATCTCTTTGCAGCCCCTGGGCGCAAATTTAATCGAGAAAATGCTCAAGCCTGTATCCAAATTCTTCACCATGTTCCTAATAGTGTTTTATTGCATAAAGGAACTGGAGATATAGAAATTATCAAATCTATATACCAAAGAGAATGTGATGTGTTCGGTTTAGATTACAACCGAGTCAAGTTTTTACCAAGTTACAAAACCGAAGAAGAACATAGGGCTGCTTACTTACTTGCTGATATTTTTCTTGACTCCTATCCATACAATGGTGGTAGCCATAATTTGGAAGCTTTATGGTTTAACTTACCTATCGTAACTAGAGTAGGTCAACAATCATTTGCTAGAATGGGCTACTCATTTTTGCAATCTATTGGTCTCACAGAAGAAGGTATTGCCAATAATTTGGAAGAATATGTGCAATGGGGAATTAATCTAGGTATAGATGCAGAATTACGAAACTCTATCAAAAAAAGATTAAGGCAATCTAAAGAACCTGACACATTGTCACCCCTCTGGAACCCAAATAAGCTTGCCAAAGATATGTATAGTCTCTTAGAAAACTTGTTAGAGTAA
- a CDS encoding glycosyltransferase, which yields MKYQMTIEGWRFLPHSYSIINQFQCLELLKRENIELFHQDAPYLKESWTQHENLFSTSDEISLAKLQHPIITQISDATLRIDFPFRFDLTTSKRTYVFITAEIGYVPNEFLWRNCSLEEAHHNFDVTLITPSNWSKKGLLHSGADPKRIKVVPHGIDPNIYKPLPDQERELLRNQFGLKDNFVFLSISAMTHNKRIDLLMKAFAKVVAKYPNARLVLKGLDSIYTSQEALVKIIKKHLTEKETELVLERLTYIGLPLPFSEVAKLYQMADAYISPYGAEGFNLPVLEAAACGLPIICTKGGSTDDFTDSDFALHINSQLVVPHWDEEATWLDPDLEHLTELMYFVIEKDDFRNSAKIKGSTFAHQNFTWKNAVDKLLNALELEG from the coding sequence ATGAAATATCAAATGACAATTGAAGGATGGCGTTTTTTACCTCATTCCTATTCAATTATTAATCAATTTCAATGTCTTGAACTTTTAAAAAGAGAAAATATTGAACTTTTTCATCAAGACGCTCCATATTTGAAAGAATCTTGGACTCAGCATGAAAACTTATTTAGTACTAGTGATGAAATATCGCTAGCCAAGCTCCAGCATCCTATCATCACCCAAATTTCTGATGCTACCCTGCGGATAGATTTTCCTTTTCGATTTGATTTGACTACTTCTAAACGTACATATGTTTTTATAACCGCCGAGATTGGTTATGTACCAAATGAATTCTTATGGCGCAACTGCTCTCTTGAAGAAGCTCATCATAATTTTGATGTTACTTTGATCACACCTTCTAATTGGTCTAAAAAAGGGCTTTTACATAGTGGAGCAGATCCAAAACGGATTAAAGTTGTTCCCCATGGCATTGATCCTAATATATATAAACCATTACCAGATCAAGAACGAGAATTACTCCGCAATCAGTTTGGGCTGAAGGATAACTTTGTATTTTTGAGTATCAGTGCAATGACTCACAATAAACGTATAGATTTATTAATGAAAGCCTTTGCGAAAGTAGTAGCCAAATATCCAAACGCAAGATTAGTGCTAAAGGGGTTAGACAGCATATACACCAGTCAAGAAGCTCTGGTTAAAATCATCAAAAAACATCTTACTGAAAAAGAGACTGAGCTCGTACTTGAGCGCTTGACATACATCGGCTTACCATTACCATTTAGTGAAGTTGCGAAACTGTATCAAATGGCTGATGCTTATATTTCCCCTTACGGAGCAGAAGGATTTAATTTGCCTGTATTAGAAGCTGCTGCTTGCGGTCTTCCTATTATTTGCACAAAAGGAGGTTCAACTGATGACTTTACTGATTCAGACTTTGCCCTACATATCAATAGTCAGCTAGTAGTACCGCATTGGGATGAGGAAGCAACTTGGTTAGATCCTGATTTAGAGCATTTAACTGAGCTTATGTATTTTGTCATAGAAAAAGATGATTTTCGTAACTCTGCAAAAATTAAAGGTTCAACTTTTGCACACCAAAATTTTACTTGGAAAAACGCAGTAGATAAACTACTCAATGCTCTTGAGTTAGAGGGCTAG
- a CDS encoding class I SAM-dependent methyltransferase, with protein sequence MKLHIGGKEIHPEWKILDVEKRDEVDYVGDASDLSQFTDESIGAIYASHVLEHFYYGVNNELALTLSEWYRVLKQDGELMISVPDIQTLCQLYSQPEMGIQERFGIMRMMFGGQINQYDVHKVGFDFDILCYYLAEAGFTECRRVSGFNLFKDSSTLHVFGSPISLNVIVSK encoded by the coding sequence ATGAAACTACATATTGGTGGAAAAGAAATTCATCCTGAATGGAAAATCCTTGATGTCGAGAAACGTGATGAAGTTGATTATGTTGGAGATGCTTCAGATTTAAGCCAATTTACAGATGAATCGATTGGGGCAATATATGCGAGCCATGTGCTAGAGCATTTTTATTATGGAGTTAATAATGAGCTAGCTCTTACTCTGTCTGAGTGGTATCGTGTGCTGAAGCAAGACGGCGAACTGATGATTAGTGTCCCTGACATACAAACTTTATGTCAACTCTATTCTCAACCAGAAATGGGGATTCAAGAACGTTTTGGCATTATGAGAATGATGTTTGGTGGTCAGATCAATCAATATGATGTGCACAAAGTAGGATTCGATTTTGATATTTTGTGCTACTATCTGGCAGAAGCTGGATTTACAGAATGTAGAAGGGTATCTGGCTTTAATCTGTTCAAGGATAGTAGTACTTTGCATGTCTTTGGTAGTCCAATTAGCCTTAATGTCATTGTAAGTAAATAA